From the genome of Metarhizium brunneum chromosome 4, complete sequence, one region includes:
- the brf1 gene encoding Transcription factor IIIB subunit has protein sequence MSSFLTPTRKPSAGGPAKSPFARPNAARALREREERRQMQAAGQSRSASATANRGGSVAAPARQQCPNKACPKPNVVDGTCQTCGRVADDSNIVAEVQFGESSSGAAVVHGSFIGADQAGVRSMGPAFRRVGGTEDREKSIREARGLMQGYAQQLSVSESLVTAGTQVFKLASGANFIQGRTLASVAAVCLYAACRAEPPCKVMLIDLADLVQLNVFKLGRIFKKLNEVVPIGNDGLIPVYPEDLIWRFATKMEFHQETAKVAEDAVRLVKRMSRDWMVMGRRPSGICGACLLMAARMHNFRRTVREVVYIVKVTNHTIQNRLQEFNITESSQMSVEDFLKQDFLESSHDPPSFYRKSDEYRKVIEDKSRKRKRSATENGENGDITSVVETAFRQRRMTEGGADLSKAPAIKFRRDTEGFIIPPLPSQIPKDMPSIRVNDESVAEGEASESLENLVNEFGDAIDEELDQEEGEGEQSSNKGKRRAKPPQLPIDENWEEDERELEGQIEEMFNDPLTYEHALAYANAEQRARIHSDWALQQRPSKAISMAEEVTEDEFADDPEVQNCLLSPDEARIKELIWVNQNKDWLRQHQEKLFRKKVEAERPKQTRRRRKRAKMGEGQTSPASSAAEAAINVVKDRAWSKRINYDAIRSIFDIPNAGGLGSAATSRKTSVAGSTLGGDDANEEPEESVAGDDEAQEEEYEEREDYGDGDGDGGEFEGGYDDDADMDAAYGLEDDE, from the coding sequence ATGTCTTCGTTTTTAACACCCACCCGAAAACCTAGCGCGGGCGGCCCGGCCAAGTCTCCCTTTGCGCGGCCAAATGCCGCCCGGGCTCTGAGGGAGCGCGAGGAGCGCCGCCAGATGCAGGCCGCAGGACAGTCACGCTCAGCGTCTGCGACGGCCaaccgcggcggcagcgtcgcGGCTCCTGCTCGGCAGCAATGTCCTAACAAAGCTTGTCCAAAGCCCAatgtcgtcgacggcacctGTCAAACCTGCGGTCGTGTCGCTGACGACAGCAACATTGTGGCCGAGGTCCAGTTTGGCGAATCCTCGTCGGGTGCGGCAGTCGTCCACGGTTCCTTCATCGGGGCCGATCAAGCCGGTGTTCGCAGCATGGGCCCGGCCTTCCGGAGGGTTGGCGGCACAGAGGATCGCGAGAAGAGCATCCGTGAGGCCCGTGGTCTCATGCAGGGTTACGCTCAGCAGCTCAGTGTGAGCGAGAGCCTGGTGACTGCCGGCACGCAGGTTTTCAAGCTGGCTTCCGGCGCCAACTTCATCCAGGGACGGACGCTCGCTAGTGTCGCTGCCGTTTGCCTGTATGCCGCTTGCCGCGCGGAACCGCCCTGCAAAGTAATGTTGATTGACCTGGCTGATCTGGTTCAACTTAACGTGTTCAAACTCGGGCGCATCTTCAAGAAGCTCAATGAAGTTGTTCCTATTGGGAACGACGGGCTCATTCCGGTGTACCCCGAGGATCTCATTTGGCGATTCGCGACCAAGATGGAGTTTCACCAAGAGACAGCCAAGGTTGCCGAAGACGCAGTCAGACTGGTCAAGCGAATGAGCCGCGATTGGATGGTCATGGGTCGACGGCCTTCCGGCATCTGCGGCGCTTGTTTGCTGATGGCGGCTCGCATGCACAACTTCCGACGCACGGTCCGCGAGGTTGTCTACATTGTCAAGGTCACCAATCACACCATTCAGAACAGACTCCAAGAGTTCAACATCACCGAGTCGAGTCAGATGTCGGTAGAGGACTTCCTGAAGCAAGATTTCCTAGAAAGCTCCCATGATCCTCCGTCCTTTTATCGGAAGTCGGATGAATATAGGAAGGTGATAGAGGACAAGTCACGAAAGAGAAAACGAAGTGCTACTGAAAACGGCGAAAATGGCGACATTACCTCGGTGGTCGAAACGGCTTTTCGTCAGCGAAGAATGACGGAAGGGGGCGCCGATTTGTCAAAAGCGCCCGCCATCAAATTTCGTCGGGACACTGAAGGATTCATCATTCCACCACTGCCCTCTCAGATCCCCAAAGACATGCCAAGTATCCGCGTCAACGACGAGAGCGTGGCGGAAGGCGAAGCATCGGAGAGTCTGGAAAACCTGGTCAACGAATTCGGCGACGCgattgacgaggagctggaccaggaagaaggggagggCGAGCAGTCTTCCAACAAGGGTAAACGCCGCGCCAAGCCACCACAACTTCCCATCGACGAGAACTGGGAGGAAGACGAACGAGAACTCGAAGGCCAAATCGAAGAAATGTTCAACGATCCGCTGACCTATGAGCACGCACTTGCGTATGCCAACGCCGAACAGCGCGCCAGGATCCACTCCGACTGGGCCCTCCAGCAACGGCCGTCCAAAGCCATATCCATGGCGGAGGAGGTGACAGAGGACGAGTTTGCCGACGATCCAGAGGTGCAGAATTGTCTGCTGTCGCCCGATGAGGCCCGTATCAAAGAGCTCATCTGGGTCAACCAAAACAAGGACTGGCTGCGACAGCACCAGGAGAAGCTGTTTCGAAAAAAGGTCGAGGCAGAGAGGCCAAAGCAGACACGCCGACGCCGGAAGCGCGCCAAGATGGGCGAAGGCCAGACCAGCCCGGCGAGTTCTGCGGCCGAGGCAGCCATCAATGTTGTCAAGGACAGGGCCTGGTCGAAGCGAATCAATTACGACGCCATCCGCAGCATCTTTGACATTCCCAATGCGGGTGGTCTCGGCTCGGCAGCGACGAGTCGCAAAACCAGCGTGGCTGGCAGCACGCTGGGGGGCGATGATGCCAATGAAGAGCCAGAGGAGAGTgttgccggcgacgacgaggcccagGAGGAAGAATACGAAGAGCGGGAGGACtatggcgacggcgacggcgacggcggcgaatTTGAGGGTGGATATGACGATGATGCCGATATGGATGCAGCATATGGCCTGGAGGATGACGAGTAA